A genome region from Pseudodesulfovibrio alkaliphilus includes the following:
- a CDS encoding S24 family peptidase, translating to MSNDFDAFFERLCSETGITSQSHLARELDLGRAAVSLAKRKGTVPARWILDLAARFELNPLWLEKGAGSPRSAGFEDEGHAPYHEIPKVRARLCAGGGSFETEGQVEGYYSFRADWLRSRGNPANMVLMEVVGNSMEPEIKEGDMVLIDQSRSDILSGGIYAVGVEETVMVKRVERLPGTLVLRSDNTDYSPIHLSGDELDNVRVIGKILWTSREYR from the coding sequence ATGAGCAACGACTTCGACGCATTTTTCGAGAGGCTGTGTTCCGAGACAGGCATTACGAGCCAGTCCCATCTTGCCCGCGAGCTGGACCTTGGCCGGGCGGCCGTTTCCCTTGCCAAACGCAAGGGAACCGTTCCTGCCCGCTGGATACTCGACCTCGCGGCCCGTTTCGAACTCAACCCCCTGTGGCTGGAAAAGGGCGCCGGATCGCCTCGCTCTGCCGGTTTCGAGGACGAGGGGCACGCCCCCTACCACGAGATTCCCAAGGTCCGCGCCCGTCTCTGCGCCGGAGGCGGTTCCTTTGAGACCGAGGGGCAGGTGGAAGGATACTACTCCTTTAGGGCAGACTGGCTGCGCTCGCGGGGCAATCCGGCCAACATGGTCCTCATGGAAGTGGTGGGCAATTCCATGGAGCCCGAGATCAAGGAGGGTGACATGGTCCTCATCGACCAGTCCCGTTCGGACATTCTCTCGGGGGGCATCTACGCCGTGGGCGTGGAGGAGACGGTCATGGTCAAGCGGGTCGAGCGCCTGCCCGGCACCCTGGTCCTGCGCAGCGACAATACCGACTACTCGCCCATTCACCTCTCCGGCGACGAGCTCGACAACGTGCGCGTCATCGGCAAGATTCTCTGGACTTCGCGGGAATATCGATAA
- the rnr gene encoding ribonuclease R — protein sequence MAKNKRRQTGPGPAEPPLSSAGLLRLFKEVRRPMSRAEVIRRLKLKKKDKAAVKDMLSELVEQGRLIRIRRGYGLAEAMHCITGRLEIQRGGFGFVVPEDSRRKDVFINQRDLGDAWHGDKVVAAIVRENKGERNHEGRVVRVLERGRKVLPVKIHKRMRGGEWLCRPTDPRLGFGIIAGLADPAIEVRPGDIALCAPGERIDPTMWEGEITAYLGPEASIPVQEALVKSNHNIRLRFPSGAQTQAEALPQEPAAKDIKGRRDLTALPFVTIDGATARDFDDAVLVERKGKGYVLWVAIADVAHYVGEGTPLDREALERGNSYYFPQSVEPMFPERLSNGLCSLNPGVSRLVMAARMEMDDQGAPRKSELFPAVIRSHARLTYGQVKRGVLEGDAAEAGAIGPVLPMLTLAVELARKINALRTRRGSLDFDLPEAEILFDVHGDTSDIRPKTRHFGHQLIEEFMIAANEAVARFLIERDLPCLFRIHPPADEERLKNLFRLLAQTDPGVTMPKEMTPAALQRLISSQKGTDKEYVVNRMLLRSMKQAKYSPDNEGHFGLASTEYCHFTSPIRRYADLVVHRLVKAALASADGPAPAIPGRKKLFNIAGHLSGRERAAMDAEREIHKRVMVLFMRDKVGGTFGGVISHITDYGFYVELREVMAEGMVRLSSMDDDYYTYWPKREMLVGERTGQAFKLGQSVEVVLEEASLERLELNFTLKSIADSAMDYKDLI from the coding sequence ATGGCCAAAAATAAACGCAGGCAGACCGGCCCGGGCCCGGCTGAGCCGCCGCTCTCTTCGGCGGGATTGCTCAGGCTCTTCAAGGAGGTGCGTCGACCCATGTCCCGGGCAGAGGTTATCCGCCGCCTTAAGCTCAAGAAGAAGGACAAGGCCGCTGTCAAGGACATGCTGAGCGAGCTGGTGGAGCAGGGCAGGCTCATCCGCATCCGTCGCGGCTACGGACTGGCCGAGGCCATGCACTGCATCACCGGGCGGCTTGAAATCCAGCGCGGCGGTTTCGGCTTCGTGGTGCCCGAGGACTCGCGGCGCAAGGATGTCTTCATCAACCAGCGCGACCTGGGCGACGCTTGGCACGGCGACAAGGTGGTGGCCGCCATCGTCCGCGAGAACAAGGGCGAGCGCAATCACGAGGGCCGCGTGGTCCGGGTGCTGGAGCGCGGCCGCAAGGTGCTGCCGGTCAAGATACACAAGCGCATGCGCGGCGGGGAGTGGCTCTGTCGGCCCACGGACCCGCGCCTCGGCTTCGGCATCATCGCCGGACTGGCCGATCCGGCCATCGAGGTCCGACCGGGCGACATCGCCCTGTGTGCCCCTGGCGAGCGCATCGACCCGACCATGTGGGAGGGGGAGATCACCGCCTACCTCGGCCCCGAGGCGAGCATTCCGGTGCAGGAGGCCCTGGTCAAATCCAACCACAATATCCGGCTGCGCTTCCCGTCCGGGGCGCAGACCCAGGCCGAGGCGCTGCCCCAGGAACCTGCGGCCAAGGACATCAAGGGGCGGCGCGACCTTACCGCCCTTCCGTTCGTGACCATCGACGGGGCCACGGCCCGCGATTTCGACGACGCGGTGCTGGTGGAGCGCAAGGGGAAAGGCTACGTGCTGTGGGTGGCCATCGCCGACGTGGCTCATTATGTAGGCGAGGGAACCCCCCTGGATCGCGAGGCCCTGGAACGCGGCAATTCCTATTATTTCCCCCAATCCGTTGAACCCATGTTCCCGGAGCGGCTCTCCAACGGCCTGTGCTCCCTCAATCCCGGCGTTTCCCGTCTGGTCATGGCGGCCCGCATGGAAATGGACGACCAGGGCGCACCCCGCAAGTCCGAACTGTTTCCAGCCGTCATCCGAAGCCATGCGCGGTTGACCTACGGCCAGGTCAAACGCGGTGTGCTCGAGGGCGATGCCGCCGAGGCCGGGGCCATCGGGCCGGTGTTGCCCATGCTTACCCTGGCCGTGGAGCTGGCCCGCAAGATCAACGCTCTGCGCACTCGGCGCGGGAGCCTCGACTTTGATCTGCCAGAGGCCGAAATCCTCTTTGACGTGCACGGCGACACCAGCGACATCAGGCCCAAGACCCGCCACTTCGGCCATCAGCTTATCGAAGAGTTCATGATCGCGGCCAATGAGGCCGTTGCCCGGTTTCTCATTGAGCGCGACCTGCCCTGCCTTTTTCGCATCCATCCCCCGGCCGACGAGGAACGGCTCAAGAACCTGTTCCGCCTCCTGGCCCAGACAGATCCGGGCGTGACCATGCCCAAGGAGATGACCCCGGCCGCCCTGCAACGGCTCATCAGTTCCCAAAAGGGCACGGACAAGGAATACGTGGTCAACCGTATGCTCCTGCGCTCCATGAAGCAGGCCAAGTACTCGCCGGACAACGAAGGCCACTTCGGCCTCGCCTCGACGGAATACTGCCATTTCACCTCGCCAATCCGGCGCTACGCAGACCTTGTGGTCCACAGGCTGGTCAAGGCGGCCCTGGCCTCGGCCGACGGCCCGGCCCCGGCCATACCGGGCCGCAAGAAGCTCTTCAACATCGCCGGGCATCTCTCGGGGCGCGAGCGGGCGGCCATGGACGCGGAGCGCGAGATCCACAAGCGGGTCATGGTCCTTTTCATGCGCGACAAGGTGGGCGGCACCTTCGGCGGCGTCATCTCGCACATCACCGACTATGGATTTTATGTGGAGCTGCGCGAGGTCATGGCCGAGGGCATGGTCCGCCTTTCGTCCATGGACGACGACTACTACACCTACTGGCCCAAGCGCGAGATGCTGGTGGGCGAGCGAACCGGACAGGCCTTCAAGCTCGGCCAGTCCGTGGAGGTCGTTCTGGAGGAGGCGAGCCTGGAGCGGCTGGAGTTGAACTTCACCCTCAAGTCCATTGCCGACTCGGCAATGGACTACAAGGATCTTATCTGA
- the lpxK gene encoding tetraacyldisaccharide 4'-kinase, producing MSHSIDALQRSLAPVLAPLSWVYSAGMRMRAGLYQRGLLAAWEADALTVSVGNIGWGGSGKTPIAGWLLGWAESRGLEALLLTRGYKAKPVTHPYLVTPGALAEEAGDEPLMLATMHRKAKVVVDPVRTRAGRWAMERFRPGLVVLDDGFQHMAVKRHVDLVLLRPDDLAGQWNRVIPAGSWREPIAALKRADAFLVKMSPENFTRLIPFFSERLERFRKPVFSFQLRPVGVTHVLHGNAEIGFGGGAYLLVTGVGDPEQVRRSAARYFGYPPARHLVFRDHHAYTKADVLAMQTTARRLGCDAILCTPKDAVKLGPMCSEEFWRLDLRIDFGPSALGSGKPFNTWWSRRFDAFNLRRKDVLEEAREAEEQTAADMAAYQEESADREDDHGQK from the coding sequence ATGTCACACTCCATTGATGCGCTCCAACGCTCCCTGGCCCCGGTGCTGGCCCCCCTCTCATGGGTCTATTCGGCCGGGATGCGGATGCGGGCCGGGCTCTATCAGCGCGGGCTGCTCGCCGCCTGGGAGGCCGACGCGCTGACCGTTTCGGTGGGCAACATCGGCTGGGGCGGTTCGGGCAAGACCCCCATCGCCGGGTGGCTGCTCGGCTGGGCGGAGAGTCGGGGGCTGGAGGCGCTCCTGCTCACGCGGGGCTACAAGGCAAAGCCCGTGACCCACCCCTATCTCGTCACCCCCGGCGCCCTGGCCGAGGAAGCCGGGGATGAGCCGCTGATGCTCGCCACCATGCACCGCAAGGCCAAGGTGGTGGTGGACCCTGTCCGCACTCGCGCCGGACGCTGGGCCATGGAGCGCTTCCGGCCCGGACTGGTGGTCCTTGACGACGGCTTCCAGCACATGGCGGTCAAACGCCATGTCGATCTCGTGCTGTTGCGGCCCGATGATCTGGCCGGGCAGTGGAACCGGGTCATTCCTGCCGGGTCCTGGCGCGAGCCTATAGCCGCCCTCAAGCGGGCCGACGCCTTTCTGGTCAAGATGTCGCCCGAGAACTTCACCCGGCTTATTCCTTTTTTCTCCGAGCGTTTGGAGCGTTTTCGCAAGCCGGTCTTCAGCTTCCAGCTGCGGCCAGTGGGCGTGACCCATGTGCTGCATGGCAATGCTGAGATCGGTTTCGGAGGCGGGGCCTATCTCCTGGTCACGGGCGTTGGTGATCCCGAGCAGGTCCGCCGTTCTGCGGCGCGATATTTCGGATACCCCCCGGCGCGGCATCTGGTCTTTCGCGATCATCACGCCTATACCAAGGCCGATGTGCTGGCCATGCAGACAACGGCCCGTCGTCTGGGCTGCGATGCGATCCTGTGCACGCCCAAGGATGCTGTGAAGCTCGGCCCCATGTGCTCCGAGGAGTTCTGGCGGCTTGACCTGCGCATCGATTTCGGCCCGTCCGCCCTGGGGTCGGGAAAGCCCTTCAACACATGGTGGAGCCGCCGGTTCGACGCCTTCAATCTCCGGCGCAAGGATGTTCTCGAGGAAGCCCGCGAGGCCGAGGAACAGACTGCGGCCGACATGGCGGCATACCAGGAAGAAAGTGCGGACAGGGAGGATGACCATGGCCAAAAATAA
- a CDS encoding Bax inhibitor-1/YccA family protein encodes MNQYPSASGQVAKAEIVNAFMRGVYGWMSGGLALTAFMAYATLNVPALFHLAFSYNPEAGTLAPTMLPMIALFAAFGMVFFLSFKISTMNPSTATSLFLAFSALNGFSLAPILMAYTTASVVSTFVTTAGMFGAMSLYGMLTKKDLTSWGSLLFMGLIGIIIAMVVNMFMQSSAMAFAISVIGVIIFLGLTAYDTQKLKTMGENVPAGDTAAIRRGTILGALTLYLDFYNLFLMLLRLMGDRR; translated from the coding sequence ATGAATCAGTACCCCAGCGCATCCGGCCAGGTGGCGAAAGCGGAAATCGTCAACGCCTTCATGCGCGGCGTGTACGGGTGGATGAGCGGCGGCCTCGCCCTGACCGCGTTCATGGCCTATGCCACGCTCAACGTCCCGGCCCTGTTCCATCTCGCTTTTTCCTACAATCCCGAAGCCGGAACCCTTGCTCCCACCATGCTGCCGATGATCGCCTTGTTCGCGGCCTTTGGCATGGTCTTTTTCCTGAGCTTCAAGATCTCGACCATGAACCCGTCCACGGCCACCAGCCTGTTCCTGGCCTTCAGCGCCCTCAACGGCTTTTCCCTGGCCCCGATCCTCATGGCCTACACCACGGCCTCGGTGGTCTCCACCTTTGTCACCACTGCGGGCATGTTCGGCGCCATGTCGCTTTACGGAATGCTCACCAAGAAAGATCTGACCAGCTGGGGCAGCCTGCTCTTCATGGGCCTGATCGGCATCATCATCGCCATGGTGGTCAACATGTTCATGCAGAGTTCGGCCATGGCCTTTGCCATCTCGGTCATCGGCGTGATCATCTTCCTCGGCCTCACCGCCTACGACACCCAGAAGCTCAAGACCATGGGCGAGAACGTCCCGGCAGGGGACACCGCCGCCATCCGGCGCGGCACCATCCTTGGCGCCCTGACCCTCTATCTCGACTTCTACAACCTCTTCCTGATGCTCCTGCGGCTCATGGGCGACCGCAGATAA
- a CDS encoding GAF domain-containing protein, with product MPSRYCTVAKVAVVGQSPVLLPTSGVDKPEISPTVMDKWQSLTNVVAKATGAAAGLVMRLHPEDIEVCIASTGPDNPYKPGERERLGLGLYCETVLGTRNVLNIPDAAADPQWRDNPDVPRGMVAYLGMPIKWPDGELFGTICVLDRNKREFSPQNIDLLAHLRMALESDLHQLSERHRLARENREKDLALREAHHRIKNHLHMLAGIIQMKALEPLPEQAGVNRLLDDLTARIRAIASLHSLMAETTEDRIELGDLLERIAATIIDALAQRPVKLRLELSPVRVNRRVFFQAGLLVSELVTNALKHAFAETQEPEIAIHLADRDENTFSLVVRDNGCGMPEGFAPGECDSIGMTLISDLPGQMDGSCTFRSDHGAVFEFVLEKRPGEPDPPMVPPESGPPRVP from the coding sequence ATGCCATCACGATACTGCACTGTCGCCAAAGTCGCTGTTGTCGGCCAATCGCCCGTGCTCCTGCCAACTTCCGGCGTGGACAAACCGGAAATCTCGCCGACGGTCATGGATAAATGGCAAAGCCTGACAAACGTGGTAGCCAAGGCAACCGGGGCCGCCGCAGGGCTGGTCATGCGGCTGCATCCCGAAGACATCGAAGTCTGCATCGCCAGCACGGGGCCGGACAACCCCTACAAGCCCGGCGAGCGCGAGCGCCTGGGCCTTGGGCTTTACTGCGAGACCGTGCTTGGCACACGCAATGTCCTGAACATCCCCGACGCCGCTGCCGATCCCCAGTGGCGGGACAATCCCGATGTGCCCCGTGGCATGGTCGCCTACCTGGGCATGCCCATCAAGTGGCCGGACGGCGAACTCTTCGGCACCATCTGCGTGCTGGACAGAAACAAGCGGGAATTCTCGCCCCAGAACATCGATCTGCTGGCCCATCTGCGCATGGCCCTGGAGTCCGACCTGCACCAGCTTTCGGAACGTCATCGGCTCGCCAGGGAAAACCGCGAAAAAGATCTCGCCCTGCGCGAAGCGCATCACCGCATCAAGAACCACCTGCACATGCTCGCCGGGATCATCCAGATGAAAGCGCTTGAACCCCTTCCCGAGCAGGCAGGAGTAAACAGACTGCTCGACGACCTGACCGCCCGCATCCGGGCCATCGCCAGCCTCCACTCCCTCATGGCCGAAACCACGGAAGACCGGATCGAGCTGGGCGACCTGCTGGAGAGGATCGCGGCCACCATCATCGATGCGCTGGCCCAACGCCCCGTAAAGCTGCGCCTGGAGCTTTCGCCCGTCAGGGTCAATCGGCGGGTGTTCTTTCAGGCCGGGTTGCTGGTCAGCGAATTGGTCACCAACGCGCTCAAGCACGCCTTTGCCGAGACCCAGGAACCGGAAATAGCCATTCACCTGGCCGACAGGGATGAGAACACCTTTTCACTGGTGGTGCGCGACAACGGGTGCGGCATGCCCGAAGGGTTCGCGCCCGGAGAGTGCGACTCCATCGGCATGACCCTGATCAGCGATCTGCCCGGCCAGATGGACGGCTCATGCACGTTCCGCTCGGATCACGGCGCGGTCTTCGAATTCGTTCTGGAAAAACGGCCGGGGGAACCTGACCCGCCAATGGTTCCGCCCGAGAGCGGACCACCAAGGGTCCCCTAG
- a CDS encoding YccF domain-containing protein produces the protein MLSFLGNVIWFVMGGVFMALGWLLAGCLMALSIIGLPWARSAFVIAGFALVPFGRTLIRRDILTGRRDLGTSGWGVVGNIIWFVFAGWWLCVGHILSALACFVTIIGIPWGWQHLKLAALTLAPVGTAVVSIREAEAFNPRA, from the coding sequence ATGCTCTCATTTCTCGGTAACGTGATCTGGTTCGTGATGGGCGGGGTGTTCATGGCCCTGGGCTGGCTCCTGGCCGGATGCCTGATGGCCCTGTCCATCATCGGCCTGCCCTGGGCTCGTTCGGCCTTTGTCATCGCCGGGTTCGCCCTGGTGCCGTTTGGCCGTACCCTCATCCGGCGCGACATTCTCACCGGACGAAGAGACCTCGGCACCTCGGGCTGGGGTGTTGTCGGCAACATCATCTGGTTCGTCTTTGCCGGATGGTGGCTGTGCGTGGGGCACATCCTCTCGGCCCTGGCCTGTTTCGTGACCATCATCGGCATCCCGTGGGGCTGGCAGCACCTCAAGCTGGCGGCCCTCACCCTGGCTCCGGTGGGCACGGCCGTGGTCTCCATCCGCGAGGCGGAAGCCTTCAACCCCCGCGCCTAG
- a CDS encoding calcium/sodium antiporter, with product MLIDFATFCASAALLWFGASWIVTSAALIARRFNVSELVIGLTIVAMGTSAPEFLVTFNAAIRGHNDISLSNVVGSNIFNLGFILGLMAMIRPLVASRTVVYRDGLLLLATTGGILLMSFTGELGRVFGGALVALLVGYLIFLGMRRESPGEGELDELMGRSASWRDGLLLLLGFGAISAGGHLMVSAATAIATDLGVSSWVIGVTIVAAGTSLPELVTCLAASVKGRNEMLLGNLIGSDFFNFAGVLGLTCLIKPLTVSPEAGSGLIVLVGMVGLVLVMLRTGWRVTRLEGALLVGINLLRWVNDFTA from the coding sequence ATGCTCATCGATTTCGCCACCTTCTGCGCTTCGGCCGCTCTGCTCTGGTTCGGGGCAAGCTGGATAGTCACCTCGGCGGCGCTCATCGCCCGCAGGTTCAATGTCTCCGAGCTGGTCATCGGCCTGACCATCGTGGCCATGGGCACCTCGGCCCCGGAATTTCTGGTCACGTTCAACGCGGCCATTCGGGGACACAACGACATCTCCCTGTCCAACGTGGTCGGGTCCAACATCTTCAATCTCGGCTTCATCCTCGGCCTGATGGCCATGATCAGGCCACTGGTGGCCAGCCGGACAGTGGTGTACCGCGACGGACTGCTGCTCCTGGCAACCACGGGCGGCATCCTGCTCATGTCCTTCACGGGCGAACTGGGGAGGGTTTTCGGCGGGGCGCTGGTGGCCCTGCTCGTGGGCTACCTGATCTTTCTCGGCATGCGGCGCGAGTCGCCGGGAGAAGGCGAGCTTGACGAGCTCATGGGACGCAGCGCTTCCTGGCGCGACGGCCTGCTGCTGCTGCTGGGCTTTGGAGCCATCTCGGCGGGCGGACACCTGATGGTCTCGGCGGCCACGGCCATTGCCACGGATCTCGGGGTCTCCTCCTGGGTCATCGGGGTGACCATCGTGGCCGCGGGCACCAGTCTGCCGGAATTGGTCACCTGCCTTGCCGCCTCGGTCAAAGGCAGAAACGAGATGCTGCTTGGCAACCTCATCGGCTCGGACTTCTTCAACTTCGCCGGAGTGCTGGGCCTGACCTGCCTTATCAAACCCCTGACCGTCTCGCCCGAGGCTGGGTCCGGCCTCATCGTGCTGGTGGGCATGGTCGGGCTGGTGCTGGTCATGCTGCGCACCGGCTGGCGCGTGACCCGCCTCGAGGGGGCGCTGCTCGTCGGCATCAACCTCCTTCGCTGGGTCAACGACTTCACGGCCTGA
- a CDS encoding tRNA(5-methylaminomethyl-2-thiouridylate) methyltransferase encodes MNRKYDALALLSGGLDSILAMRTVMDQGLAVLGLHFTTPFFGKPHLIPFWREHYGIEVEAVDIDSEFVAMLLGDPSQGFGKWLNPCIDCKITMLGRAAALLPAYGAKFLISGEVVGQRPMSQRSDALNVITKRAGVRDLLLRPLCARNLPPTPMEESGLVDRDGLLDWRGRGRKPQYELAGRYGFTEIPTPAGGCCLTEVQGSARFARLLMHRPEPEPVDFRLARAGRQLWAGSHWLAFGRKAEDNDALESCVIPGDYVFRLADFPGPLAVARPLAGEWDAGAVHDAAALVASYATRARRHFEATGQPVRVVVRRGVKSGAGGEIVAVAPSRDTALPWAEPQPAAVGEWKKNRAARPSRAPLAPAGDTA; translated from the coding sequence ATGAACAGGAAATACGATGCCCTGGCCCTGCTCTCGGGCGGGCTGGACTCCATATTGGCCATGCGTACGGTCATGGACCAGGGGCTGGCCGTGCTCGGCCTGCACTTTACCACGCCCTTTTTCGGCAAGCCGCATCTGATTCCCTTCTGGCGGGAGCACTACGGCATCGAGGTGGAGGCAGTGGATATCGACAGCGAGTTTGTTGCCATGCTCCTTGGCGACCCGTCCCAGGGGTTTGGCAAGTGGCTCAATCCGTGCATCGACTGCAAGATCACCATGCTTGGCCGGGCCGCGGCACTGCTGCCCGCTTACGGCGCGAAATTCCTGATTTCCGGCGAGGTCGTCGGCCAGCGGCCCATGAGCCAGCGCAGCGACGCCCTCAACGTCATCACCAAGCGGGCCGGGGTGCGCGATCTGCTCCTCAGACCCCTTTGCGCCCGCAATCTGCCGCCCACGCCCATGGAGGAATCCGGGCTGGTGGACCGCGACGGATTGCTCGACTGGCGCGGTCGGGGCCGCAAACCCCAGTATGAACTGGCCGGGCGATACGGGTTTACCGAGATTCCCACCCCGGCGGGCGGCTGCTGCCTGACCGAGGTCCAGGGCTCGGCCCGATTCGCCAGACTGCTTATGCACCGTCCCGAGCCGGAGCCGGTCGATTTTCGTCTGGCCCGGGCGGGCAGGCAGCTCTGGGCCGGGAGTCACTGGCTTGCCTTTGGTCGCAAGGCCGAGGACAACGATGCCCTCGAATCGTGCGTTATTCCTGGTGATTATGTCTTCAGACTGGCGGATTTTCCCGGCCCTCTGGCCGTGGCCCGTCCTCTGGCGGGCGAGTGGGATGCCGGAGCCGTGCACGATGCGGCCGCCCTTGTCGCCTCCTATGCCACCCGGGCCCGCCGCCATTTCGAGGCCACGGGGCAGCCGGTGCGCGTTGTAGTGCGTCGGGGCGTTAAAAGCGGCGCCGGGGGCGAGATCGTGGCGGTGGCCCCCTCGCGTGACACCGCTTTGCCTTGGGCCGAGCCCCAGCCCGCAGCCGTGGGGGAGTGGAAAAAAAACCGGGCAGCCAGGCCGTCGCGAGCCCCCCTTGCACCCGCCGGGGACACGGCGTAA
- the recA gene encoding recombinase RecA, with the protein MARKAVDPETLRKEALGTALTTIERKFGKGAIMRLDDEASHTIPFIPTGSIGLDIALGIGGVPRGRVIEIYGPESSGKTTLALHIVAEAQKRGGNAAFVDAEHALDPGYAKRLGVKTDELLISQPDYGEQALEIADLLVRSGAMDVVVIDSVAALIPQAELEGQMGETQVGGQARLMSHALRKLTGTIHKSNCVVIFINQIRMKIGMTGYGNPETTSGGNALKFYASCRLDIRRIQTLKDKDESYGIRARIKVVKNKVAPPFREALVDVLYGQGISRTGELIDMGVELGIIEKSGSWFAFGAEKLGQGKENVRQLLEDNPDIAGAIEEKLMTHLGYRGEPASGKLAGASSASDEADD; encoded by the coding sequence ATGGCACGAAAAGCCGTTGATCCCGAAACCCTGCGCAAGGAGGCTCTCGGCACCGCCCTGACCACCATCGAGCGCAAGTTCGGCAAGGGCGCCATCATGCGTCTTGACGACGAGGCCTCCCACACCATCCCGTTCATCCCCACGGGTTCCATCGGCCTGGACATCGCGCTGGGCATAGGCGGCGTGCCGCGGGGCCGCGTCATCGAAATTTACGGCCCGGAGTCCTCGGGCAAGACCACCCTGGCCCTGCATATCGTGGCCGAGGCCCAGAAGCGCGGCGGCAACGCGGCCTTTGTTGACGCCGAGCACGCCCTGGACCCGGGCTATGCCAAACGGCTGGGCGTCAAAACCGACGAACTGCTCATCTCGCAGCCAGACTACGGTGAACAGGCCCTTGAGATCGCCGACCTGCTGGTGCGCTCCGGGGCCATGGACGTGGTGGTCATCGACTCGGTGGCCGCCCTCATTCCCCAGGCCGAGCTTGAGGGGCAGATGGGCGAAACCCAGGTGGGCGGACAGGCGCGGCTCATGTCCCACGCCCTGCGCAAGCTGACCGGCACCATCCACAAGTCCAACTGCGTGGTCATCTTCATCAACCAGATCCGCATGAAGATCGGCATGACCGGCTACGGCAACCCCGAGACCACCTCGGGCGGCAACGCTCTGAAATTCTACGCTTCCTGCCGGCTCGACATCCGCCGCATCCAGACCCTCAAGGACAAGGACGAATCCTACGGCATCCGCGCCCGGATCAAGGTGGTCAAGAACAAGGTCGCCCCGCCCTTCCGCGAGGCGCTGGTGGACGTGCTCTACGGTCAGGGCATCAGCCGCACGGGCGAGCTGATCGACATGGGCGTCGAGCTTGGGATCATCGAAAAATCCGGCTCCTGGTTCGCCTTCGGGGCCGAAAAGCTCGGCCAGGGCAAGGAAAACGTGCGCCAACTCCTTGAAGACAACCCGGACATAGCCGGAGCCATTGAGGAAAAGCTCATGACCCACCTGGGATACCGCGGCGAGCCCGCCTCCGGCAAGCTGGCCGGGGCATCCTCCGCATCCGACGAGGCCGACGACTAG